Proteins from one Salinispora arenicola genomic window:
- a CDS encoding YccF domain-containing protein, with protein sequence MIRFVLNVLWLIFGGGIVLAFGYFVAALICFVLVVTIPFGVASLRLASYSLWPFGRTLVAKPGAGVPSGLANVLWVLLAGWWLALSHLVAGISLCVTIIGIPFGIANFKLVPAALWPLGQEVVELP encoded by the coding sequence ATGATTCGCTTCGTCCTGAACGTGCTGTGGCTGATCTTTGGCGGCGGGATCGTGCTGGCCTTCGGCTACTTCGTCGCCGCGTTGATCTGCTTCGTCCTCGTCGTCACCATCCCGTTCGGGGTTGCCTCGCTGCGGCTGGCGTCGTACTCACTGTGGCCGTTCGGTCGTACCCTGGTCGCCAAACCGGGGGCTGGCGTCCCGTCCGGCCTGGCGAACGTGCTGTGGGTGCTGCTGGCCGGTTGGTGGCTGGCGCTGTCTCATCTGGTAGCCGGGATTTCGCTCTGTGTCACGATCATTGGTATTCCGTTCGGCATCGCCAACTTCAAGCTCGTCCCGGCGGCGTTGTGGCCCCTCGGCCAAGAGGTCGTCGAGCTTCCCTGA
- a CDS encoding methyltransferase has protein sequence MITPTPLMQLVAGAWGFKTLAVGVEFGLFTRLAGGRTITVAETAAELEIDERPADLLLAASASLGLLDKAGEGYRNSELAEQFLVEGRPYYFGAQVRYSDLHTYLPWHRIGEALRGNRPLTWDPQQQKSMFDTTDPDLVTEFWDAMFATSRFTARALADAYDFGAHRRLLDVGGGAGAFPIEFCQRLPQLQATILELPHVCVRAEERIAAEGLTDRIGTVAGDFLGDPALPDGHDVILLSMILHDWDEPTNRTLLTRCHAALPPGGAIVISELLLNDERTGPPEAALMGMNMLVETEGGKNYSGAEYATWLDDAGFVDARIVPFDAPGANGAVVARRP, from the coding sequence ATGATCACTCCTACCCCTCTCATGCAACTCGTAGCCGGTGCCTGGGGGTTCAAGACCCTCGCGGTTGGTGTCGAGTTCGGACTGTTCACCCGGCTGGCCGGTGGACGGACCATCACCGTGGCCGAAACCGCCGCCGAGCTCGAGATCGACGAACGCCCGGCCGACCTGCTGCTGGCCGCCAGCGCCTCCCTTGGGCTGCTGGACAAGGCCGGCGAGGGCTACCGCAACTCCGAGCTGGCCGAGCAGTTCCTGGTGGAGGGGCGGCCGTACTACTTCGGTGCGCAGGTCCGCTATTCCGACCTGCACACCTACCTGCCCTGGCACCGGATAGGCGAGGCGCTGCGCGGCAACCGGCCGCTGACCTGGGACCCGCAACAACAAAAGTCGATGTTCGACACCACCGACCCGGACCTGGTGACTGAGTTCTGGGACGCCATGTTCGCCACCTCCCGGTTCACCGCCCGCGCGCTGGCTGACGCATACGACTTCGGCGCGCATCGCCGGCTGCTCGACGTGGGTGGTGGCGCCGGAGCGTTCCCGATCGAGTTCTGTCAGCGCCTGCCGCAGCTTCAAGCGACGATCCTGGAGTTGCCGCACGTCTGCGTCCGGGCCGAGGAGCGCATCGCCGCGGAGGGCCTGACCGACCGAATCGGCACAGTCGCCGGTGACTTCCTCGGCGACCCGGCCCTACCGGACGGACACGACGTGATCCTGCTCAGCATGATCCTGCACGACTGGGATGAACCCACAAATCGGACGCTGCTGACCCGATGCCACGCCGCACTCCCCCCGGGCGGCGCGATCGTGATCTCCGAGCTGCTACTCAACGACGAGCGCACCGGCCCACCAGAGGCCGCCCTGATGGGTATGAACATGCTCGTCGAAACGGAGGGCGGCAAGAACTACTCCGGCGCCGAGTACGCCACCTGGCTCGACGACGCCGGCTTCGTTGACGCCCGGATCGTGCCGTTCGACGCACCCGGCGCGAACGGTGCGGTGGTGGCCCGTCGGCCCTGA
- a CDS encoding nuclear transport factor 2 family protein: MDGQPRSGGGRGTNVLARRDGSWQMVHEHLSS, from the coding sequence GTGGACGGCCAGCCACGATCCGGCGGCGGGCGGGGGACGAACGTCTTGGCACGTCGGGACGGCTCGTGGCAGATGGTGCATGAGCATCTGTCCAGCTGA
- the deoD gene encoding purine-nucleoside phosphorylase: MSTHIGAKPGEIAERVLMPGDPLRAKWIAETYLEGAQCYSTVRGMFGFTGRWNGVDVSVQGSGMGMPSASIYAHELIDEYGVRSLIRVGSCGALTEDLQLRDVVAAIGSSTDSNMNRMRFDGLIDYAPVADFGLLRTSVEVAERRGISMRVGPVLAADAFYNARPDLYESLADYGVLAVEMESAALYTIAAQFKARALTILTVSDHIRTGAKTTSQEREQTFGQMVEIALDTIIA; encoded by the coding sequence ATGAGTACGCACATCGGCGCGAAGCCGGGAGAGATCGCCGAGCGGGTCCTGATGCCGGGCGACCCGCTGCGGGCGAAGTGGATCGCCGAGACCTACCTTGAGGGCGCGCAGTGCTACTCGACCGTCCGCGGGATGTTCGGCTTCACCGGCCGCTGGAACGGGGTCGACGTGTCGGTCCAGGGCTCCGGGATGGGCATGCCGTCCGCCTCGATCTACGCACATGAGCTGATCGACGAGTACGGCGTACGGTCACTGATCCGGGTCGGCTCCTGCGGCGCTCTCACCGAGGATCTCCAGCTACGAGACGTGGTGGCCGCGATCGGTTCCTCCACCGACTCGAACATGAACCGGATGCGTTTCGATGGCCTGATCGACTACGCGCCGGTCGCCGACTTCGGGCTGTTACGTACGTCGGTGGAGGTGGCCGAGCGGCGCGGCATCAGCATGCGGGTCGGGCCGGTCCTGGCGGCGGACGCCTTCTACAACGCCCGGCCGGACCTCTACGAATCGCTCGCCGACTACGGCGTGCTGGCGGTCGAGATGGAATCGGCCGCGCTCTACACCATCGCCGCCCAGTTCAAGGCACGTGCGCTGACAATCCTGACGGTCAGCGACCACATCCGCACCGGAGCGAAGACCACCTCGCAGGAGCGGGAGCAGACGTTCGGTCAGATGGTCGAGATCGCCCTGGACACCATCATCGCCTGA
- a CDS encoding nucleoside deaminase yields MAEDVADPDAVGRRQRHELWMRRALEVAVTGADPTVTVVDDIPVGAVLLGPDGTELATGRNERELTGDPTAHAEVLALRRAAGRLGRWRLDGCTLVVTLEPCTMCAGALVLARVSTVVFGAWEPKTGAAGSLWDVLRDRRLNHRPEVYGGVLATETAAVLRTFFR; encoded by the coding sequence GTGGCCGAGGACGTGGCCGACCCGGACGCTGTGGGCCGCCGACAGCGCCACGAACTGTGGATGCGCCGGGCGTTGGAGGTCGCGGTCACCGGGGCGGACCCCACGGTCACCGTTGTCGACGACATTCCGGTCGGCGCGGTGCTCCTCGGCCCGGACGGGACGGAACTGGCCACCGGACGCAATGAGCGGGAGCTGACCGGAGACCCGACCGCGCATGCCGAGGTGTTGGCCCTGCGTCGGGCGGCCGGCCGGCTCGGTCGCTGGCGGCTCGACGGTTGCACCCTGGTGGTCACCCTGGAACCCTGCACGATGTGCGCCGGCGCGCTGGTGCTGGCCCGGGTCTCGACGGTCGTGTTCGGAGCGTGGGAGCCGAAGACCGGCGCGGCCGGCTCGCTCTGGGATGTGCTGCGCGACCGCCGCCTCAACCACCGCCCTGAGGTCTACGGCGGTGTCCTGGCAACGGAGACGGCAGCCGTCCTGCGCACCTTCTTCCGCTAG
- a CDS encoding tRNA adenosine deaminase-associated protein — protein MSYFAAAVVRDDGGGWTAAEVNLRGAVDVDGVADRLRDVDPNADLSLLFVEAEDEYLVILRLDEGEDLRVFGSDSAYAEETRLGALLVGDLKASVTGLDEIEEPGVSDSDPGSEQPAADPEADPVGDADLLADLGVSGSRLIALCGHEGMLPADVTAEACTVLGCADEVEELREV, from the coding sequence GTGTCGTATTTCGCTGCGGCCGTCGTGCGTGACGACGGGGGCGGTTGGACCGCCGCTGAGGTGAATCTGCGCGGAGCCGTTGACGTCGACGGGGTCGCCGACCGGTTGCGGGACGTGGACCCGAATGCCGACCTGTCGCTGCTCTTCGTCGAGGCCGAGGACGAGTATCTGGTGATCCTGCGCCTGGACGAGGGTGAGGACCTGCGCGTTTTCGGCTCGGATTCGGCGTACGCCGAGGAAACTCGCCTGGGCGCGCTGCTGGTCGGGGACCTCAAGGCGTCGGTAACCGGGCTGGACGAGATCGAGGAGCCCGGCGTGTCCGACAGCGACCCGGGGAGCGAGCAACCCGCCGCCGATCCGGAGGCGGATCCGGTCGGGGACGCCGATCTCCTCGCTGACCTGGGGGTGTCCGGGTCGAGGCTGATCGCGCTCTGCGGCCACGAGGGGATGCTGCCGGCGGATGTCACCGCCGAGGCCTGCACGGTGTTGGGCTGCGCCGACGAGGTCGAGGAACTGCGTGAGGTCTGA
- a CDS encoding M23 family metallopeptidase — MPAPLTGRRLAYPLLFLLASMLAASCATTRPGASPGTASSPATTQPAAPTGSATPAGSTPSDGSAPPTAAATPPVTPSADIRHVFPVRAGNASYHPTHSVYPATDIFADCGVPVVAVTDGSVLEVSRVDRFNRGAPRGPFNGGLSVAVLGDDGVRYYGSHLSEVAAGLDPGVRVRAGQQLGTVGRTGNANNVCHLHFGISPPCPGKDGWWIRRGVVWPAPYLDAWRRGINRSPAVEVAAWQRRHGCPKEP, encoded by the coding sequence ATGCCCGCGCCGCTGACCGGCCGCCGCCTGGCGTACCCGCTCCTGTTCCTACTCGCCTCGATGCTCGCCGCCAGCTGCGCGACGACTCGTCCCGGGGCGAGTCCTGGCACTGCCAGCAGCCCAGCCACCACGCAGCCGGCCGCCCCGACCGGATCGGCCACCCCGGCCGGATCGACCCCGTCGGATGGATCGGCCCCGCCGACCGCGGCGGCGACCCCACCGGTGACGCCGTCCGCCGACATCCGGCACGTCTTCCCGGTACGCGCCGGCAACGCCTCCTACCATCCGACCCATTCGGTCTACCCCGCCACGGACATTTTCGCCGACTGCGGCGTACCGGTCGTGGCGGTGACCGACGGTTCGGTGCTGGAGGTGAGCCGGGTGGACCGGTTCAACCGGGGCGCTCCCCGCGGCCCGTTCAACGGCGGCCTGTCGGTGGCGGTGCTGGGCGACGACGGGGTGCGCTACTACGGCTCGCATCTATCCGAGGTCGCGGCGGGCCTCGATCCGGGGGTACGCGTCCGCGCCGGCCAGCAACTCGGCACGGTTGGCCGCACCGGCAACGCGAACAACGTCTGCCACCTGCACTTTGGTATCTCACCGCCGTGCCCCGGGAAGGACGGCTGGTGGATCCGGCGGGGGGTGGTGTGGCCGGCGCCCTACCTGGACGCGTGGCGACGTGGGATCAACCGGTCGCCCGCGGTGGAGGTGGCTGCCTGGCAGCGCCGACACGGTTGCCCCAAGGAGCCATGA